A segment of the Sphingobacterium oryzagri genome:
ATAAGCAATACGAAGGTTAATGAAAGCGACAGAAACAAAATTAAAAGGCTGTTTTATTTTGGAGCCAACCAAATTTGGCGATAGCCGTGGTTATTTTTTTGAAAGTTTTAATGAGCAGACTTTTAATAAACTTACCGGTACAGAGACGCACTTTGTCCAGGATAATCAATCCTATTCCACGCGAGGTGTTTTACGCGGATTACATGCGCAAGCTGGCGAACATGCACAAGCAAAATTGGTACGTGTATTAGAAGGTAAAGTAATCGATGTTGCGGTTGATGCAAGGCCCGGTTCAGAAACTTTCGGGCAACATGTCGCTGTAGAGCTCTCTGCTGAAAATAACGTGCAGTTATTTGTGCCTCGAGGTTTTCTACATGGTTTTGTTGTGCTGAGCGACACGGCTACCTTCTTTTACAAGTGTGATAACTTCTATAATAAAGCGGCGGAATGTGGGGTTAAATTTGACGATCCAGAATTGGGCATTGACTGGGGCATGAGCGCCGACGAATTGATCATTTCCGATAAAGATCAGGTTTTGCCTACTTTTAGCGAAGTTTTTAATAAGTAACAGTCCATAAACCATGAAAATACTTATTACGGGCGCAAGCGGCCAATTAGGGTCTGAATTAAAAGATGCTTTTGACGGAGATTCCAAGCACGAATTCTTCTTTTTAGACCGGAAGCAATTGCCTTTGGATCAGACTATGCTTATTCAAGATGTTTTAGGCATGTACCAGCCAGATTTAATTATTCACGCTGGTGCGTATACTGCGGTTGACAAGGCGGAGTCTGAGCCCGTTGTTGCAGATCAGGTAAATCACTTAGCATCGGAAGAGATTGCGCAGTATTGTCGATTGCACGATATAAAACTGATCGCCATATCAACCGATTATGTTTTTGATGGCACTTCGGCCAGCCCGTTGAAGGAAGATGCGGCGGTGGCGCCTATCAATGTTTACGGAGAAACAAAATTAGCTGGCGAGTTGGCCATCCAGAAATGGGCGCCACACTATATTATTATCCGGACTTCTTGGGTCTATTCTACCTATGGCGGCAATTTTGTGAAAACGATGATGCGATTGATGACCGAGCGCGACGAGATTTCGGTTATCGCCGATCAAATTGGTTCGCCGACTTACGCGTTTGATTTAGCGCGGGCGATTTTGCAAATCGTTCAGTCCGACAATTGGGTGAATGGCATTTACAACTTTAGCAACGAAGGTGAAATTTCCTGGTATGACTTTGCTGTCGCTATTCGCGAGATAAAAGGATTGCATTGTAAAATCAATGCCATCCCTACGGAACAATATCCAACACCTGCCAAAAGACCTAAATATTCCCTGCTTGATAAAGGTAAAATTAAAGCTGAATTTGCTGTCGTCGTTCCGGCATGGAAAGGCAGTTTGCAGGAGATGTTAGATAAGCTTTAAGATAAAAATGTAACGTTTTAATTAGATAATAGACGAATGAAAGGAATTATACTGGCCGGCGGTTCCGGCACCCGTTTACACCCACTAACCTTAGCTGTTTCCAAGCAGCTGATGCCGGTTTACGACAAGCCGATGATTTATTATCCGTTGTCAACATTAATGTTGGCTGGAATTAATGAGATTTTAATCATCTCGACCCCGCAAGACTTGCCGAATTTTGAAAAGTTGTTAGGCGATGGTTCGCAGATAGGCTGTAAATTTTCTTACAAAGTGCAGCCGTCACCAGATGGTCTTGCCCAGGCATTTATCCTCGGAGAAGAGTTTATTGGCGACGACAAGGTTGCGCTTATTTTGGGTGATAATATTTTTTACGGTTCCGGCATGTCTAAATTGTTACAATCTTGTGCTGATCCAGATGGCGGTGTTGTATTTGCTTATCAAGTTCATGACCCGGAACGTTATGGCGTCGTGGAATTTGACAAGGATAAAAACGTCGTGTCGATTGAAGAAAAGCCACAAGAACCAAAATCAAACTATGCAGTTCCTGGCTTATATTTCTATGATAATGAGGTGGTGGAGATTGCTAAAAATATTAAACCATCCCACCGTGGTGAGTTGGAAATTACCGATGTTAATAAAGTTTATCTAGAAAGAGGAAAGCTGAAGGTTGGTGTTTTTGATCGGGGGACGGCTTGGTTAGATACCGGGACTATTCAATCATTGATGCAGGCCGGTCAGTTCGTACAGGTTATTGAAGAGCGTCAAGGCATGAAGATCGGTGCTATAGAAGAAATTGCTTATCGGATGGGATGGATTGATAAGACACAATTGACTGCTATTGCGGAACCATTACGGAAGAGCGGATATGGTGAATATTTGATGAATGTACAAAAATAATTTGTTTAGTCGGTTAGCTACGAAGTTAAAAGGGGGGGACAAGCGGTCCAAAATAGCACAGAGAAATATATTTTATTCTGTTTTTATTAAGGGCTTTGGGATTTTGACTTCTCTGGCACTCGTGCCTCTCACCCTAGGTTTTTTGAACGCGAAAGAATATGGAATATGGCTTACGCTAAATTCCATATTGCTGTGGATTAATAATTTTGACATAGGGCTAGGAAATGGTCTGCGAAATAAATTAGCGGAATGTCTGGCTGTGGACGACTACGCTACGGCAAAGAAGTACGTATCGACTGGATATGTTATTATTTCGCTGGTTGTAGGTGTTATTTTTTTTCTGTTTCTGATTTTAAATAATTTCCTTGACTGGTATAGCATTTTAAATGTTCAAGCTTTTGAGGTTCCGAATTTGGCTTCTATAGTTACGATATCGTTTACTCTTTTTTGCGTAAACTTTGTATTAAAGCTAGTTGGCAATGTTTTGCTTGCTATGCAAAAAACCGCTGTTGACAACCTATTAATAATGATGGGTCAAGTTATATCTTTGGTTTGCATATACATCTTAACCAAGACTACACATGGTGATTTGTTTAAAGTTGCCTTCGTGTATTCTATGGCTCCCGTTGTCGTGCATGCCATCAGCTACCCATTTGTTTTTAGCGGGAAATTCAGGATTATCGCACCTAATATCCTATATTTTCGTAAAGAGTATGTTCGGCAACTAATAGGTATCGGTACGCAGTTCTTTGTTTTACAAATTGCAGGCGTGATTATTTTTTCTACAGCAAATGTGTTGATTTCAAATATGTTCGGTCCAGATTCGGTTACAGTCTATAATATTGCTTTTCGCTATTACAATGTCGTACTCATTGTTTTTTCCATTGTTTTAGCACCTATATGGTCCGCTACTACAGATGCATATATAAACAAGGACTTTGATTGGATAAAGCGTAGTATGAAAAAAGTGAAGTATCTGCTTTGCCTAACTTTTTTTGGCATCGTCATCATGACTTTTTTATCTAATATAGCCTATAAACTTTGGGTTGGTAAAAGTGTTCTCGTTCCAAATGAAATGTCTGCTTTAATGGGCCTATATACCTTTGTGCTGGTTTCAAGTTTGAGCGTCTCCTCATTTTTAAACGGTATTGGTAAGCTTCGTATACAAATGTTGAATATTGTAATATGCGCTATTATTTTCATTCCGCTTGTTTATCTTTTAACTCGGTATATAGGCATATATGGTATTTTGCTCTCTTTGTCGTTAGTAAACTTGTCAGGACTTATATTAAACATCATTCAATTCAACAAGTTGATGGGGCATCGAGCTGTTGGACTCTGGAATAAATAAGCTGTCGGTTCGTAAAGTATTAATGTATATAACGTGGGAAATGTTAAAGTATAGTGATGAAAGAAATTAACATATTTAGTTTTGGTGATTCCAAGTTACCTCGAACCTGGTCGAATGTTCCATATTTATTATCCAAAACTTTGGAAGAAAAAGGGTATAAAATTAACCGGTTGGATATTAATCCTAACAGATATTTGCAGTACATATATAATCGTTTTATATATCCTATTACCAAATTAAGAAGGAAAGATAATGTTTACTTATATGAGCGTACCTATATAAATTATTTGCTTACTTATTTACGTATCTATATATTCAACAAGCGTTATTCAAATGCGGACTTAAACATTACAACAAATTTCAGTTTTTATAATAGGTTTTCAGAAAAGCCAAATATTCTTTTATGTGATTGGGATCTAAACATCGGGATTAGAGATTTTCTCTCAAGAGATCCTTATCCCATGGAGCTTAAGGCTATTCAACGACAGAAGAACGTTATTGAAAAGAGCGATCTTGTCATTTCTTTGTTTCCCAAGGCAGCGCAAAAGATGCGAAAAACTTACGAGAATCAGCATATATACCATCTTGGAACGAATGTTATCAATTCACTCTACGAGGGACAATTAAATGAAGAAGAAATTATAGCTAAGAAAAAACAGTCATTCGAGTTTTTATTCGTAGGTAGTAAAAACTATATTCAAGGAGCTAAATTGTTAGTGGAAGCTGCATCGCTACTAACGGCGGTTTATCCAGATATTCGTGTAAACATCGTAGGAATTTCCGAAGATGATTTTCCTTTGAAGTATAATTTTGTCAAGTTATATGGTTATTTGGATAAAAATGATCGGTCAGATAGAGCTGTGTATTACGATCTTATGCTAAAAGCCAGGATATTTATCAATCCCACAAAAACTTGGGGCGGATATTCCTCGACAATCGAAGCAATGTATTTTTATAATCCTATAATAATCTCACCTTATGGCGAGTTTACGGAGGAGTTTGGGGATGAAATTTCTTTTGGAAAATACTGTCACGATTTCAGTGTAGAATACTTGGTAGGATGCATACGCGATATAGTGGATAGTGATAGCTACCTGACT
Coding sequences within it:
- a CDS encoding glycosyltransferase, with translation MKEINIFSFGDSKLPRTWSNVPYLLSKTLEEKGYKINRLDINPNRYLQYIYNRFIYPITKLRRKDNVYLYERTYINYLLTYLRIYIFNKRYSNADLNITTNFSFYNRFSEKPNILLCDWDLNIGIRDFLSRDPYPMELKAIQRQKNVIEKSDLVISLFPKAAQKMRKTYENQHIYHLGTNVINSLYEGQLNEEEIIAKKKQSFEFLFVGSKNYIQGAKLLVEAASLLTAVYPDIRVNIVGISEDDFPLKYNFVKLYGYLDKNDRSDRAVYYDLMLKARIFINPTKTWGGYSSTIEAMYFYNPIIISPYGEFTEEFGDEISFGKYCHDFSVEYLVGCIRDIVDSDSYLTMCSNAHSVVENYTWDNYVDKILEKLYSNTSHQ
- the rfbD gene encoding dTDP-4-dehydrorhamnose reductase; this translates as MKILITGASGQLGSELKDAFDGDSKHEFFFLDRKQLPLDQTMLIQDVLGMYQPDLIIHAGAYTAVDKAESEPVVADQVNHLASEEIAQYCRLHDIKLIAISTDYVFDGTSASPLKEDAAVAPINVYGETKLAGELAIQKWAPHYIIIRTSWVYSTYGGNFVKTMMRLMTERDEISVIADQIGSPTYAFDLARAILQIVQSDNWVNGIYNFSNEGEISWYDFAVAIREIKGLHCKINAIPTEQYPTPAKRPKYSLLDKGKIKAEFAVVVPAWKGSLQEMLDKL
- the rfbC gene encoding dTDP-4-dehydrorhamnose 3,5-epimerase; the protein is MKATETKLKGCFILEPTKFGDSRGYFFESFNEQTFNKLTGTETHFVQDNQSYSTRGVLRGLHAQAGEHAQAKLVRVLEGKVIDVAVDARPGSETFGQHVAVELSAENNVQLFVPRGFLHGFVVLSDTATFFYKCDNFYNKAAECGVKFDDPELGIDWGMSADELIISDKDQVLPTFSEVFNK
- the rfbA gene encoding glucose-1-phosphate thymidylyltransferase RfbA; this encodes MKGIILAGGSGTRLHPLTLAVSKQLMPVYDKPMIYYPLSTLMLAGINEILIISTPQDLPNFEKLLGDGSQIGCKFSYKVQPSPDGLAQAFILGEEFIGDDKVALILGDNIFYGSGMSKLLQSCADPDGGVVFAYQVHDPERYGVVEFDKDKNVVSIEEKPQEPKSNYAVPGLYFYDNEVVEIAKNIKPSHRGELEITDVNKVYLERGKLKVGVFDRGTAWLDTGTIQSLMQAGQFVQVIEERQGMKIGAIEEIAYRMGWIDKTQLTAIAEPLRKSGYGEYLMNVQK
- a CDS encoding lipopolysaccharide biosynthesis protein, translated to MYKNNLFSRLATKLKGGDKRSKIAQRNIFYSVFIKGFGILTSLALVPLTLGFLNAKEYGIWLTLNSILLWINNFDIGLGNGLRNKLAECLAVDDYATAKKYVSTGYVIISLVVGVIFFLFLILNNFLDWYSILNVQAFEVPNLASIVTISFTLFCVNFVLKLVGNVLLAMQKTAVDNLLIMMGQVISLVCIYILTKTTHGDLFKVAFVYSMAPVVVHAISYPFVFSGKFRIIAPNILYFRKEYVRQLIGIGTQFFVLQIAGVIIFSTANVLISNMFGPDSVTVYNIAFRYYNVVLIVFSIVLAPIWSATTDAYINKDFDWIKRSMKKVKYLLCLTFFGIVIMTFLSNIAYKLWVGKSVLVPNEMSALMGLYTFVLVSSLSVSSFLNGIGKLRIQMLNIVICAIIFIPLVYLLTRYIGIYGILLSLSLVNLSGLILNIIQFNKLMGHRAVGLWNK